Within the Gossypium raimondii isolate GPD5lz chromosome 12, ASM2569854v1, whole genome shotgun sequence genome, the region atttcaaatatttttaacataatgatatataatatatatttttattatataattacatatttattagttgattttataaataaaaatttattaattaaaaaatttgaaacaacATGCTTAATCAACTAATAAACTTAACTAATCAaggtttattaattaaaaattaatttgtttatcttgtttaaaaataagatgGATTTGAATTCCTAGATGAATATTTACAAGTATTCAAGAAGAAAATTCGAAGTTTGATACTAGAAATACAGACAAATAtatgaagagaaaaaagaaattaattttgttataaatcaGAGATCTTTCTCCAATGCAATGTCAGGAAAGAACTTGCAGTAGCTATACTCATGCAGTTCAGACTGGCCGTAGAAATTCGAATCCCACCACTGGTGAATCCCGTGAGCTCGTTTAAAATCCGGAGACTTGCTCAAATTTACAGTCAGATAGGCAGAAGGAAGCAGATGCAGAGGTTCCGGATTGTTTTCCGGTGAAGTTGACAATGAACTCCCTATGGAATTCCATGTTGCAAACCTCTCGATTTTCCCGGCTCCGATCTCCTTCAACTTCTTCCTGTGTTCAAAATAGGCGATATAACCAGAGCATATTTTATCTGCAGGATTCACAAACAGGAATGGTATCCATTTAGAGAGTAAAATATATGGATCATCTTGTTGAGGCTTTTGATGTCGACCCTTTGTGGCAACGGCAACTCCAGCTTTAACTAAGCTGCTTGTAATGTGAATCCCGCGCTTCAGCTTTTCGTTCTTGATTATTTCTATCGGGGTAGAGAACGGTGGATTGAAGAAGTAAGCTTCGATGCTGTAACCTGTCTTAATCACATTCTTCCCTATAAGCAATGAAATAGCAGATCCGAGCGAATGACCAGTCAACCAAATATGTGAAGTACCGGCAACACCAATTATACTTTGCACAGCCTGCATTGCTAGCTGAAAACGATAGCTTTCATGAAGTTTATTTCGAACGCACATGAGATCCAACTTGAGATCAAGAGATATGGTGGCGGGTTTAATTATAGTGCCCCGAATTGCAATAACATAGCTCGGAGCATTTTGAGCTGAATGGCTGGAATTGGAAGTAAAAGACTTGTTTTCATAAATGGCACCAAAAATGGAGTTATCAACATCATCTACGAGAGGACGGATCAGTTGGAAATTGAAGA harbors:
- the LOC105765452 gene encoding GDSL esterase/lipase At4g10955, giving the protein MEGKPASERQIFNLSGPLHLTSIDWNNFHHRRSVAASLVQGVYIQERDRQENRRGAQAHASPWWDFFNFQLIRPLVDDVDNSIFGAIYENKSFTSNSSHSAQNAPSYVIAIRGTIIKPATISLDLKLDLMCVRNKLHESYRFQLAMQAVQSIIGVAGTSHIWLTGHSLGSAISLLIGKNVIKTGYSIEAYFFNPPFSTPIEIIKNEKLKRGIHITSSLVKAGVAVATKGRHQKPQQDDPYILLSKWIPFLFVNPADKICSGYIAYFEHRKKLKEIGAGKIERFATWNSIGSSLSTSPENNPEPLHLLPSAYLTVNLSKSPDFKRAHGIHQWWDSNFYGQSELHEYSYCKFFPDIALEKDL